Proteins encoded by one window of Cydia splendana chromosome 14, ilCydSple1.2, whole genome shotgun sequence:
- the LOC134796738 gene encoding uncharacterized protein LOC134796738: protein MKLLLLITSIVAIAARPAVDVEKTVLQVQSILQANAQLPRLTRQEILELLNDIRAEDAKSTSTSSEQTSTEKSTTTTPSSKENEISPAPTTTTPDFKDNLVPDERESYVSSTGPTKTTVESTTKAQPTLTVVLPYTPRDGSSLQELYTRPPRTEVVALPKTTPKPNPKDLKNKKLEQTLKNNHDLALANIEDFPAELQAFLDSHGIKSNSGNDHFLLPLDGFKPLPPAKVIDGTVQLPENILLSYDLISPSTDFNSSAATRNQALSNYLYEPLRPEPLFELDTSESQQVDLPLDLPKSRKTKSSNSDPLPLLEPFDYDSMKVIPLGQGPSPVEDTKTVLGSEQSKRQANSTEEAEAPTTVATDLKNDSGVSDNAASSADTDSGASISDLEESFGGAAPEMPGDSELPPPRKNGFYWMVDWNSFLEVGDGDTKVNIRFEPKLGDPQMFLPVSVP from the coding sequence ATGAAGCTGCTTTTGTTAATAACCAGCATAGTGGCGATCGCTGCGCGTCCAGCCGTGGACGTGGAGAAGACAGTACTGCAAGTACAGAGCATCCTGCAGGCCAACGCACAGCTGCCGCGCCTCACGAGGCAAGAGATCCTGGAACTGCTCAACGACATCAGGGCTGAAGACGCTAAGAGCACCTCCACTTCTAGTGAGCAAACTAGTACAGAAAAATCAACAACAACAACTCCGAGTTCAAAGGAAAATGAAATAAGTCCTGCGCCAACAACTACAACACCGGATTTCAAAGACAATCTTGTACCAGATGAAAGGGAAAGCTATGTGTCATCTACAGGCCCGACTAAAACTACAGTCGAAAGTACAACCAAAGCCCAACCAACCCTAACTGTCGTATTACCATATACGCCGAGAGACGGTTCGTCTTTACAGGAGCTATACACCAGACCTCCCAGGACAGAAGTCGTAGCCCTCCCGAAAACGACTCCAAAACCTAACCCCAAAGatctcaaaaataaaaaacttgaGCAGACTTTAAAGAATAATCATGATTTGGCGTTAGCAAATATAGAAGATTTTCCTGCTGAATTACAAGCGTTCCTTGACTCCCATGGAATAAAAAGTAATTCAGGGAATGATCATTTCTTACTGCCTCTTGATGGATTCAAACCGTTGCCTCCAGCAAAAGTCATAGATGGAACAGTTCAACTTCCAGAGAATATATTACTATCTTACGATCTAATATCGCCCAGTACAGATTTCAATTCATCAGCCGCCACTAGAAATCAGgctttaagtaattatttatacGAACCACTGCGTCCAGAACCACTCTTTGAGTTAGATACATCTGAATCCCAGCAAGTTGATTTGCCCTTAGATTTGCCAAAGAGTCGCAAAACGAAATCTTCTAATAGTGACCCGCTGCCACTTCTCGAGCCCTTTGATTACGATTCAATGAAGGTGATACCGTTAGGACAAGGACCCAGCCCGGTCGAAGACACGAAGACTGTCCTTGGAAGTGAACAGAGTAAAAGACAGGCGAATAGCACAGAGGAAGCAGAAGCCCCGACGACTGTTGCTACTGATCTAAAAAACGACTCAGGAGTGTCAGATAATGCGGCATCTTCAGCAGATACAGATTCGGGTGCATCGATATCTGACTTGGAAGAGTCGTTTGGCGGCGCTGCTCCTGAGATGCCAGGGGACTCCGAACTCCCGCCGCCAAGAAAAAACGGATTCTACTGGATGGTCGACTGGAACAGTTTCCTGGAAGTGGGCGACGGAGATACAAAAGTGAACATTCGTTTCGAGCCGAAATTGGGAGATCCGCAAATGTTCCTCCCCGTCAGCGTGCCGTGA